Proteins found in one Paenibacillus sp. FSL R10-2782 genomic segment:
- a CDS encoding nucleotidyltransferase-like protein, whose product MQLTKLSLMYDELLQEDSIGIILYRKPSEYFHGTMLYDLDELILIIGEIRKPTCSIQHLLINGLRCQVLYATLDCLKAWIIAGEHPNIIDYLLEGRILWEQDERVSLLRREIIEFNDPLREQKQFHEFARFLANYVHGKRAMREGRIIDAHQSILKALDHWASIELIERGIYPTVHLWVQTQPLDRTIYKLYNELTLSTETLEQRVELVLLACEFSVMSKMEGCSALLFRILGSRREPWSIGELINHPELKNLQLDLTVVLRKLVYRSLIRESAGGNLRNRGNHIELRYSLI is encoded by the coding sequence GTGCAGCTAACCAAATTAAGCTTGATGTATGATGAATTGTTGCAGGAGGATTCGATCGGCATTATTTTGTATAGAAAGCCGAGCGAATATTTTCATGGAACCATGCTATACGATTTGGATGAACTCATACTAATTATTGGAGAAATCCGGAAGCCAACCTGTTCCATTCAGCATTTACTGATTAATGGATTAAGGTGTCAGGTGTTGTACGCAACACTGGATTGTCTGAAAGCGTGGATTATCGCCGGTGAACATCCCAACATAATAGATTATTTACTGGAAGGCCGCATCCTGTGGGAGCAGGATGAAAGGGTCAGCCTTTTAAGGCGGGAAATTATCGAATTCAACGACCCGTTACGCGAGCAAAAGCAATTTCATGAATTTGCCCGTTTTCTGGCTAATTACGTTCATGGTAAAAGAGCGATGCGAGAAGGTCGGATTATTGACGCTCATCAGAGTATTCTGAAGGCGTTGGATCATTGGGCATCCATTGAGCTTATAGAGCGAGGGATTTATCCAACGGTTCACTTGTGGGTTCAGACACAGCCGTTGGATCGAACGATCTACAAGCTATACAACGAACTCACGTTAAGTACGGAAACTCTTGAGCAGCGGGTTGAGCTTGTGCTGCTTGCTTGCGAATTTTCAGTGATGTCTAAAATGGAGGGGTGCTCAGCACTACTATTCCGCATTTTAGGCAGCAGACGGGAACCTTGGTCCATAGGTGAGCTTATTAATCATCCTGAGCTAAAAAATCTTCAACTGGATCTTACCGTAGTGCTACGTAAGCTCGTATACCGCTCATTGATCAGAGAATCGGCTGGCGGGAATCTCAGGAATCGCGGAAACCATATTGAATTACGTTATTCCCTTATTTAA